From Coffea arabica cultivar ET-39 chromosome 10e, Coffea Arabica ET-39 HiFi, whole genome shotgun sequence, one genomic window encodes:
- the LOC113710858 gene encoding cellulose synthase A catalytic subunit 2 [UDP-forming] has protein sequence MDTKGRLIAGSHNRNEFVLINADEIGRVTSVKELSGQICQICGDEVEFTVDGEPFVACNECAFPVCRPCYEYERREGNQACPQCKTRYKRIKGSPRVEGDEDEDEFDDLEHEFDYNSNERRDPQQIAEAALAARLNIGRGGNVNASGITTPSEMDSALDSEIPLLTYGQEDDGISADKHALIIPPFMGRGKRVHPVPFTDNSMSLPPRPMDPKKDLAVYGYGTVAWKDRMEEWKKKQNEKLQVVKHQGDKGGGNNDGDELDDPDLPKMDEGRQPLSRKLPIPSSKINPYRMIILIRMAILGLFFHYRILHPVNDAYGLWLTSIICEIWFAVSWIFDQFPKWFPIERETYLDRLSLRYEKEGKPSELAPVDIFVSTVDPMKEPPLITANTVLSILAVDYPVDKVACYVSDDGAAMLTFEALSETSEFARKWVPFCKRFSLEPRAPEWYFAQKVDYLRDKVDPTFVRERRAMKREYEEFKVRINGLVAMAQKVPEEGWTMQDGTPWPGNSVRDHPGMIQVFLGHNGVRDIEGNELPRLIYVSREKRPGFENHKKAGAMNALIRVSAVISNAPYLLNVDCDHYINNSKALREAMCFMMDPTSGKKICYVQFPQRFDGIDRHDRYSNRNVVFFDINMKGLDGIQGPIYVGTGCVFRRQALYGYDAPKKKKPPGKTCNCLPKLCCCCCCSRNKNKKGKSKDKKKTKGRETSTQIHALENIEEGIEGIDSEKSSLMPQIKFEKKFGQSPVFIASTLLEDGGVPPGATPSSLLKEAIHVISCGYEDKTEWGKEVGWIYGSVTEDILTGFKMHCHGWRSVYCIPKRPAFKGSAPINLSDRLHQVLRWALGSVEIFLSRHCPVWYGYGCGLKPLERFSYINSVVYPLTSLPLIAYCTLPAVCLLTGKFIVPEISNYASIIFMGLFILIAVTGILEMQWGGVGIDDWWRNEQFWVIGGVSAHLFALLQGLLKVLAGVNTNFTVTSKAADDGAFSELYLFKWTSLLIPPMTLLIINIIGVIVGVADAINTGYDSWGPLFGKLFFAFWVIVHLYPFLKGLMGRQDRLPTIIVVWSILLASIFSLLWVRINPFVNKNGIVLEICGLDCE, from the exons ATGGATACCAAAGGGAGGCTTATTGCTGGTTCACATAACAGAAATGAGTTTGTACTAATCAATGCTGATGAGATTGGAAGA GTAACATCTGTGAAGGAATTGAGTGGGCAGATTTGTCAGATTTGTGGAGATGAGGTTGAATTTACTGTGGATGGAGAGCCGTTTGTCGCCTGCAATGAATGTGCATTCCCTGTTTGTAGACCTTGCTATGAATACGAGAGAAGGGAGGGTAATCAAGCTTGCCCTCAGTGCAAGACTAGATACAAGCGCATAAAAG GGAGTCCAAGAGTAGAGGGTGATGAAGATGAGGatgaatttgatgatttggagcacgAGTTTGACTATAACAGCAATGAGAGAAGAGACCCTCAACAGATTGCAGAGGCAGCCCTTGCTGCTAGACTTAATATTGGCCGTGGTGGTAATGTCAATGCATCTGGAATTACTACCCCATCAGAAATGGATTCAGCCCTTGATTCAGAGATCCCTCTCCTTACCTATGGTCAAGAG GATGATGGGATATCGGCTGACAAGCATGCTTTGATAATCCCTCCTTTTATGGGTCGTGGAAAGAGAGTCCATCCAGTTCCGTTTACTGATAACTCCATGTCTT TGCCACCTCGCCCAATGGATCCTAAGAAGGATCTTGCAGTTTATGGATATGGTACTGTTGCATGGAAGGATAGGATGGAAGAGTggaagaaaaaacaaaatgaaaaattgcaaGTTGTTAAGCATCAAGGGGATAAAGGTGGTGGAAATAATGATGGAGATGAGCTGGATGATCCTGACTTGCCCAA GATGGATGAAGGCAGGCAGCCACTTTCAAGAAAGTTGCCAATTCCTTCAAGCAAGATAAATCCATACAGGATGATTATTCTAATCCGCATGGCGATTCTTGGCTTATTTTTCCATTATAGAATTCTTCATCCTGTCAATGATGCATATGGATTGTGGCTGACATCAATTATATGTGAGATATGGTTTGCAGTGTCATGGATATTTGATCAATTCCCTAAGTGGTTCCCTATTGAGCGAGAGACATACCTAGACAGACTTTCACTAAg GTATGAGAAAGAAGGGAAGCCTTCTGAGTTAGCTCCAGTCGATATATTTGTGAGTACAGTGGATCCAATGAAAGAACCTCCCCTTATCACAGCAAATACAGTTCTTTCCATCCTTGCTGTGGATTACCCAGTGGATAAGGTTGCCTGTTATGTATCTGATGATGGTGCTGCAATGcttacttttgaggcactttcGGAGACATCTGAATTTGCCAGAAAATGGGTACCATTCTGTAAGAGGTTCAGCTTAGAGCCTCGAGCCCCAGAATGGTACTTTGCTCAGAAGGTTGACTATCTCAGAGACAAAGTAGATCCTACATTTGTGAGGGAACGCCGTGCAATGAAG AGAGAATACGAGGAGTTTAAGGTTCGGATAAATGGGTTGGTTGCCATGGCTCAAAAGGTACCCGAGGAGGGTTGGACCATGCAGGATGGAACTCCTTGGCCTGGAAATAGTGTCAGGGATCATCCTGGAATGATCCAG GTATTCCTGGGACATAATGGTGTCCGTGATATTGAAGGAAATGAATTGCCCCGTCTTATATATGTTTCTCGAGAGAAAAGGCCGGGATTTGAGAACCATAAGAAGGCTGGAGCCATGAATGCTTTG ATTCGAGTTTCAGCAGTCATCTCAAATGCCCCATACCTGCTTAATGTTGATTGTGATCACTACATCAATAACAGTAAGGCTCTTCGAGAAGCTATGTGCTTCATGATGGACCCCACATCAGGAAAGAAAATATGCTATGTGCAGTTTCCTCAGAGATTTGATGGGATTGATCGTCATGATAGATATTCAAATCGCAATGTTGTCTTTTTCGAT ATAAATATGAAAGGCCTGGATGGGATCCAAGGTCCGATTTATGTTGGAACTGGATGTGTCTTCAGGAGGCAAGCTCTTTATGGATATGATGCTCCTAAAAAGAAGAAACCCCCAGGCAAAACATGCAATTGTCTCCCAAAGTTGTGTTGCTGTTGTTGTTGCTCAAGGAACAAGAACAAGAAAGGGAAATCGAAGGATAAAAAGAAGACAAAAGGCAGGGAAACTTCAACTCAGATACATGCACTTGAAAATATTGAAGAAGGAATTGAAG GAATTGACAGTGAAAAGTCCTCCCTCATGCCCCAGataaaatttgagaaaaaatttgGACAATCGCCTGTATTTATTGCTTCTACACTTCTTGAAGATGGTGGTGTGCCTCCAGGTGCAACACCCTCATCACTTTTGAAAGAGGCCATCCATGTGATCAGTTGTGGTTATGAAGACAAAACAGAATGGGGGAAAGAG GTTGGTTGGATATATGGATCTGTTACTGAGGATATATTGACCGGTTTTAAAATGCATTGCCATGGCTGGCGATCAGTATATTGCATTCCTAAAAGGCCTGCATTTAAGGGTTCTGCCCCTATTAATCTGTCAGATCGTCTACACCAGGTTCTCCGTTGGGCCTTGGGTTCTGTTGAGATTTTCTTGAGCAGACATTGTCCAGTTTGGTACGGCTATGGATGTGGCTTGAAGCCACTGGAGCGATTTTCATACATAAACTCAGTCGTCTATCCATTGACATCGCTGCCGTTGATTGCTTATTGTACCTTGCCAGCTGTGTGTCTCTTAACTGGGAAGTTCATTGTCCCCGAG ATAAGCAACTATGCCAGTATCATTTTCATGGGCCTCTTCATATTAATTGCCGTTACCGGTATCCTGGAAATGCAATGGGGTGGTGTTGGCATAGATGATTGGTGGAGAAACGAGCAGTTCTGGGTTATTGGTGGTGTGTCAGCGCATCTTTTTGCTCTCCTCCAAGGTTTACTCAAGGTTTTAGCTGGTGTCAATACCAACTTTACCGTTACATCAAAAGCAGCTGATGATGGGGCGTTTTCTGAGCTTTATCTGTTTAAGTGGACTTCATTATTGATCCCTCCAATGACCTTGTTAATAATTAACATCATCGGCGTCATTGTTGGGGTGGCAGATGCCATCAATACTGGATATGATTCTTGGGGTCCACTGTTTGGCAAGCTGTTCTTTGCCTTTTGGGTGATtgtccatttatacccattccTGAAGGGTTTGATGGGGAGGCAGGATAGACTTCCCACTATTATTGTGGTGTGGTCAATCCTGTTGGCTTCAATATTCTCCCTGCTATGGGTCCGCATCAACCCTTTTGTGAACAAGAATGGCATTGTATTAGAAATTTGTGGGTTGGACTGTGAGTGA